From the genome of Ralstonia pickettii, one region includes:
- the mnmA gene encoding tRNA 2-thiouridine(34) synthase MnmA, with protein sequence MSKKRIVVGMSGGVDSSVTAWLLKQQGYDVVGLFMKNWEDDDDSEYCSTRQDWIDVVSVADLIGVDVEAVNFAAEYKDRVFADFLREYSAGRTPNPDVLCNAEIKFKAFLDHAMALGADTIATGHYARVREVDGRFELLKAFDHTKDQSYFLHRLNQAQLSRTLFPLGEMPKTKVREIAAEIGLPNAKKKDSTGICFIGERPFRDFLNRYLPTKPGPIKTPDGKTIGEHIGLAFYTLGQRKGIGIGGSRDGNGDAWYVARKDMAANTLYVVQGHDHPWLLAHTVHADDLSWVAGQAPVEGTDLGAKTRYRQADAPCTVARAADGALTLAFPEAQWAVTPGQSAVLYDGEVCLGGGIISAAEPAVAEKAIA encoded by the coding sequence ATGAGCAAGAAGCGCATCGTCGTGGGGATGTCCGGCGGGGTGGATTCGTCCGTCACTGCGTGGCTACTCAAGCAGCAGGGCTATGACGTCGTCGGCCTGTTCATGAAGAACTGGGAAGACGATGACGACAGCGAATACTGCTCAACCCGGCAGGACTGGATCGACGTGGTCTCGGTGGCCGACCTGATCGGCGTTGACGTCGAAGCCGTCAACTTTGCCGCGGAGTACAAAGACCGCGTGTTTGCGGACTTCCTGCGCGAATACTCCGCCGGCCGCACGCCCAATCCCGACGTGCTCTGCAACGCCGAGATCAAGTTCAAGGCCTTCCTCGACCACGCGATGGCGCTTGGCGCCGACACGATTGCGACAGGGCATTACGCCCGCGTGCGCGAGGTCGACGGCCGTTTCGAGCTGCTGAAGGCGTTCGATCATACGAAAGACCAAAGCTACTTCCTGCACCGCCTGAACCAGGCGCAGCTCTCGCGCACGCTCTTCCCGCTGGGCGAGATGCCGAAGACGAAGGTGCGGGAAATCGCCGCCGAGATCGGTCTGCCCAACGCCAAGAAGAAGGATTCCACGGGGATCTGTTTTATCGGCGAGCGGCCGTTCCGCGATTTCCTGAATCGCTACCTGCCGACCAAGCCCGGCCCGATCAAGACGCCCGACGGCAAGACCATCGGCGAACACATCGGCCTGGCGTTCTACACGCTGGGACAGCGCAAGGGCATCGGCATCGGCGGCAGTCGCGACGGTAACGGCGACGCCTGGTACGTGGCGCGCAAGGACATGGCGGCCAATACGTTGTACGTCGTGCAGGGGCACGACCACCCGTGGCTGCTGGCGCATACGGTACACGCCGATGATTTGAGTTGGGTGGCTGGCCAAGCTCCGGTCGAGGGCACCGACCTTGGGGCCAAGACGCGTTATCGCCAGGCGGATGCGCCTTGCACGGTCGCACGCGCGGCCGACGGCGCGCTCACGCTGGCCTTCCCCGAGGCGCAGTGGGCTGTCACGCCAGG
- a CDS encoding NUDIX hydrolase, protein MNQAVRWKPSVTVAAVIEQDGRFLLVEEHTDVGLRLNQPAGHLDPDESLVDAVAREALEETAYSFVPTAFLGCYMAQFQPPQGDPVTYVRMAFTGELGPQDPRRSLDDGIVRTVWMTPDEIRASRERHRSPLLLACVEDYLAGKRYPLDVIHTHASVYGLGAQL, encoded by the coding sequence ATGAACCAAGCTGTCCGCTGGAAACCCAGCGTAACCGTTGCCGCCGTCATTGAACAAGATGGGCGCTTTCTGCTGGTTGAGGAGCACACCGACGTCGGCTTGCGCCTGAACCAGCCTGCCGGCCATCTCGACCCGGACGAAAGCCTGGTCGATGCCGTCGCACGCGAGGCGCTGGAAGAAACCGCGTACAGCTTTGTGCCGACCGCCTTCCTGGGCTGCTACATGGCGCAGTTCCAACCGCCGCAAGGGGATCCGGTCACCTACGTCCGGATGGCATTTACCGGCGAGCTTGGCCCCCAAGATCCGCGCCGCAGCCTGGACGATGGCATCGTTCGCACTGTCTGGATGACGCCGGATGAAATCCGCGCCAGCCGCGAGCGCCATCGCAGCCCGTTGTTGCTCGCGTGCGTTGAAGACTACCTGGCCGGCAAGCGATACCCGCTCGACGTCATCCATACGCACGCCAGCGTGTACGGGCTGGGAGCGCAGCTATGA
- a CDS encoding Re/Si-specific NAD(P)(+) transhydrogenase subunit alpha yields MHIGIPQETRADETRVAATPETVKKYVALGHQVTVQSGAGVAAAQPDEAYVAAGARIGTAAEALGAQIVLKVRSPEAAELAQMQPGAVLVGMLNPFDDENTARLAAANVTAFALEAAPRTTRAQSMDVLSSQANIAGYKAVMVAANHYQRFMPMLMTAAGTVKAARVLILGAGVAGLQAIATAKRLGAVIEASDVRPAVKEQIESLGAKFLDVPFLTDEEREIAQGVGGYARPMPPDWMRRQAELVHTRASQADIVITTALIPGRRAPTLLSEATVQAMKPGSVVVDLAAAQGGNCPLTEADRVVVKHGVTLVGYTNLASMVAADASALYARNVLDFLKLIIDKDGGLNINREDDIVAACLLSQAGQVVRAPAATSAAK; encoded by the coding sequence ATGCACATCGGCATCCCGCAGGAGACGCGGGCGGACGAGACGCGCGTTGCCGCGACCCCGGAAACGGTGAAAAAGTACGTGGCGCTTGGCCATCAGGTGACGGTGCAATCGGGTGCTGGCGTCGCTGCCGCCCAACCTGACGAAGCCTATGTGGCCGCTGGTGCCAGGATCGGCACCGCCGCCGAAGCGCTTGGCGCGCAGATCGTGCTCAAGGTCCGCTCACCGGAAGCGGCCGAACTGGCGCAGATGCAGCCGGGCGCCGTGCTGGTCGGCATGCTCAACCCGTTCGATGACGAAAACACGGCGCGCCTAGCCGCCGCCAACGTCACCGCGTTCGCGCTTGAGGCCGCGCCGCGCACGACGCGTGCGCAAAGCATGGATGTGCTCTCTTCCCAGGCCAACATCGCAGGCTACAAAGCCGTGATGGTGGCGGCCAACCATTACCAGCGCTTCATGCCGATGCTGATGACGGCCGCCGGCACCGTAAAAGCCGCGCGCGTGCTGATCCTGGGCGCGGGTGTGGCCGGGCTGCAGGCCATCGCCACGGCCAAGCGCCTCGGTGCCGTCATTGAGGCATCCGACGTGCGCCCGGCCGTGAAAGAGCAGATCGAATCGCTGGGCGCCAAATTCCTCGACGTTCCGTTCCTGACGGACGAAGAGCGCGAGATTGCCCAGGGCGTGGGCGGCTACGCGCGGCCGATGCCGCCCGACTGGATGCGCCGACAGGCGGAACTCGTGCACACGCGCGCAAGTCAGGCCGACATCGTCATCACGACGGCGCTGATCCCCGGCCGTCGCGCGCCGACGCTGCTATCGGAAGCGACCGTGCAGGCGATGAAGCCGGGCTCGGTCGTCGTCGATCTGGCGGCTGCGCAGGGCGGCAACTGCCCGCTGACCGAAGCCGACCGCGTGGTCGTCAAGCACGGCGTCACGCTGGTGGGTTACACCAACCTCGCGTCGATGGTGGCGGCCGACGCCTCTGCCCTCTACGCCCGCAACGTGCTCGATTTCCTCAAGCTGATCATCGACAAGGATGGCGGCCTGAACATCAACCGCGAAGACGACATCGTGGCCGCCTGCCTGCTCAGCCAGGCCGGCCAGGTGGTGCGCGCTCCCGC